The DNA region CTCAAATTGCAGGATTGTGACAGACAAAGCATTAGGTGAAGAATTTGCAACTTTTGTTCACAAAACTCCTTTTTCCAAATCAACCactgaatttaatttcttacagTTTTTGAGAAACAGCAATGGAACATTTGTACTGACTAAAATCCTGTATTTAGGCAATTgaatttttacatttcaaaatggatgcaaCAAAGGCACTGTGGTAATTGAACTTGAAGTTGTACAATTATGATCTAAAATCATACTTACCTCTTGTGGATTATAAATCAAAAGTAAGACTTCAGACCAAACCAAACTGCACTTCATTCAGTTCAACTCCCATTATTAAACAACCTCTGTTAGTTTTACTGACTTTCAAATGTTAATAACCTATCAATAACACATAGGTAGGTCCCAACTGGAAAGATTAATGTGGCATACCACCATAAATCGTTTATAAATTTGACAAGGATCAGTTAATTCACACCATTGTTACACAATATGGTTACCTCAGGTTTTTGCAATTCCCATATATTTACAGGAAAACAGAGACAAACCATTTGTTTTGAGAATATTTTAAGTTATcactttttgtgaaaaaagaaagacaaatgtACCACGGCCAGTGAATTCCCCTCTCCACCCCCAATTCCTCATTATGTCCAGGACtgaaaaagatacaaaattgaaaaacttgtGTAACTATAGCAAGGTCAagcactttttgtaattttcacaatttttttgtcaaatggTTTCCTCCTAGACTCACTGCTTCAAAAGCCTTTTACCAGGCAATTCACTCCACACTAATTGGAAAAGAAggctgaaaataagaaaatattgtaatttttgatgattttctcaaTTTTAGCTTCCTCATAACTCCTCTGCATTTCCCATCAATTGTCATTGAGGGgaaagcaaacatttttttgcaattttgacaattttgtgCAGTTAAAGTTATTCACAGGCAGTATTCATCATTGAtatcaagtctttatcttgAATAGGTGTCCTCATTCAGCAATGCTCTTGTTCACTGTTCTCTGTTGCTAAAGGGTTGTCGTCTCTGCATATGGATAATTTACACTTTTTCTAAATATCTCTTGACTCTTTTTAGGATcctagaaaaaaaggaattagaTCTCAAAGTTATCTTAAGGAAACACTCATTGTTGTCATCAAGCAGGTTCTGTTTGGCACTGTGGCAAGAGAGGCAAAGTCTACCAGATTTGATCAAGAGGACAAAGTTAGTGTGTGAGGGGTGACTTTGAGGAAAATGTGTATCATGTTTGAGGGTCCCACTAAAAAACTTCCTTGGCAGGTTGGGTTCCCTCATTAatttaacattattattattataaacaaATTATTGCAGACCCCTCAGAGACCTCTTGCATTATCTTCGTACCTCAAAACAAGCAGGTTTGGTGCTGCTTACCAGTTGTCTTATATCCTTGGTCGTTTTGTACCCAGTCTTTCCTACCCAGCTAAgtcattttgtacccagtcagTTGAGTCGTTTTGTAACTGGCTCAATCATTTTGTAGCCAAACTTTTTAAGTATGTTATCCATGTTAACAATGGGAGAAAAAAGGTTATTCAATCTAGTCAATTTAATTCAGgaaaagttatttaatttttagggTAATTATATAAACATGCTATAATTAATGTTTGTACAAAGTGATCTTGGCACTGAGAGAGATATGTGCAAAATAAGGACCCTTCTATTGCAAAATTTGGAatcactaaaaaaattaattaacataCTGGTTCACTTGATGATCTCCCTCTTAGCAGTGCACTAGCAATAGCATCAATCCATGAATGCATTTCTTCTTCAGATTTCCCCTGCAAGATAACATTTAAATATCACTGTCAATTTTTGGGTGTTAATGGTGCTTAAATGTTTGGCCAAACATCATCTTTTCACATTGATTCCGGCATAAATGCTTTCACAGATCATAAATCATTTAAATCAAGATCATACTGATATCACTCTATATACAGAATCAAACAGACCCTTTTCAGATTgtagaaaagaaacacaaaagttgttgttgtttttttttaattaacaaattcaGACTTTGATTTTCCAAGAAAACATGCTAAAGTGGAACCTCAATTTAACAAAGTACCAAGGGACTGGGGGAATTGGTTCATTATATCATGGGTTTGTTCTATGGAAAATCTTAATTTAATCAATTTGTGGAAAAACCACCAAAACATTTGTTATATCAAGGTACAGTTAATAGTTGCTTTCTTTTTGTGGTGTGAAATTACACTACTTAGCATTTTGGGATCAGAACTATTACTATGAAGAAttgtttctttataaatttttttaaaaaattaaactagtAAGCAGCACTCTGCAAACAGTGCTTTTTTATTCTCCAACGTGTTTCATCTAACTGTggtagacttcttcagggagttttacaagtaaCACTACAGGCCTGTAGTTAACAGCTATTACAGGGGCTAATGACCATAGAGGCTTGGCTGGGCTTACGAACTGAGGAACTggcaaaattgtgaaaaatttaaaaatttttttttaagtaaggtgagaaaaatatttggggGCTACAGGTTAAGTTTAGTGTTAACAAGGTTCTGTCCCATACATTTTACTTTAACTTTGGCCAGGCTGAAGAGTATCGTTTATTATACTGAGAACTTCGTTATACAGATGTTCATTAAATTGAGGTTCTTCTGTAGTACTTTTGGCTGAAGAAAATGTATTGGATGACAACTTCCATCAAGGTTGACAGGTGCCACACCTTGTTAATACACAACTGCTACAGTTCTTTTCACGGTTGCCCGAACCCTCATGATCACAGTATATTACCAAGAGTTACTCtggatttaaccctttaactcccaagatctgattgcaaatttcccccccccctctagctgctacagatttccttgtaaattagtaccAGTAACAGGGATTTGaagttagatcaagacaacaacttctacctgattagtttgagtgttctcattacctgtttgttggatagaGTATGGATTTTATAAGGAGAAGCTACATGTGAATCATTTCTATGAGTTAATGGGTCAAGTAATTGTGAAAAACAAATCTCTGAAAAACTTTGCTAATGGCTGACAGTTAGCCAACAGTTGACCAACAGTTTGCCAACAGTTGGTAGAGGGGAGCTGCTCTTCACAATTACCCTCTCTTCTGTATAAGAAAATTCATTGTGTCAGAATAGGTAGGATACATTGCAGTCTTCAAGCTTGCAAAGTTTTTGTGGAACAGCTTTAAGGACAATAGTACCAAACAGTTTCTCTTGAAATAGAAAACTTTTGGTACCAGTAAgcttaaaagataaaaagaatcCAAATTGCTCCACTGATGTTCAATAAGTATGAAAAAATCAAAACGTATACAAACATACCTGGATCAAGAATGTTCTAGTGTTAGTTACCACCTCAAACAGATGCTCTCGATTGTTATCTGTACTGTAACATAAGTTAACTCAACATTAGTACACATGTCATAAATACTAACAATGACAGGAAAGATGTGGGAAGAAAGCACATGCAAAAGTCTAGGGACCACCTCTCATCAATGACAATTTCACACCCATGGCCAACATGTGGCTAACATGTTGCCAAATGAATGTGTGGCCAACCCGTGGCCAACATGTGGCTAACAAGTGGCAAATGTCTGGCTAATGTTTGGCCAATGTCTGGCAGAGGCCTCCTTGTCCATATTGGATTGATCAGCCTGCCACATAAACACCCCTGTAATGTCGTAAGTCATCATTGGGAATAACATATAAATAGGCATTTCCCACCATCATTACTCATTAAATCATATTCTTACCTCTGACTTGGTTTCACAGCAAGAACCTCATTTGAATTAATCACTTTGATAGGCTCTTTGTCCTGAATGgaggaaaaaaatccaaatttaactttaaaaagttGATATAGGGTATAGTGTCTGTTTTTAATAACCTTCCCTCACATTACACAATATTTTTGCAGATCATTAACAATTTTCCTTGTCTTTAATCTTGCTGAAAACctaccaaaatttttttccagctcACTTGTAGGTGACTAACTTTTCATTTCAAGGAAATAACATCAAATCAGAACACCACATTTTATGACAAATTCATGAACCATTCCATTGAAGCCAATTTAAGGGCAAAGCTCCAAATATGTCAACTTAAATTCACATTTTAAAATCGACAGCTTACATTATATTTATCATAATAGGCAAGTCTAAAAGTGTCCAGCTTGAAATATCTCTTTTTCCAACTCTTGACCTGAAAAACAACAAGGATGCAAAAGTTTGTAACCCTATATGCTATtatcaaaatgatgaaaaaaaactgcaatttTACATCTGACTCACCttaatatttaattattaaGAATAGTGAATTAAATGTAAACTGATAATAAATAACATGTAAAAGAGGAACAGGAAAATTGTCTAACACTAATAACAAAACAcacttttaaaagacaaattaacagtcctgaaaaaaaaaaataaaaacatgccAGCAACCAAAACTTGAAGTCTTATAGCACCTACCACTGCTCCCTTCTTTGTCAAGTATCCTTCTTTAATGGGTTTTATTGTACTCGTCATGCCAGCTGAACCAGAACGTATCAGAGAATCACCGGGCAAACTTCCTCCCTCACTGTCTACATCAGTATTCTGTcacataaaaaaagaatacattGTTACATCATGGAACTGAATATCAAACATTCCATGCAGCTTAATACAGCAAATGAGTAtgtaaaagaaggaaagataCCAGAATCTTATTAGAGCTCTGTCTTACCTAATTACACCCTactatcagtatgcatattctccatactgttctctttacattttctaaggtgctgacaaggagaatttgtttaacaatcaagagctttttgagttggggatcatttcttatattctcatgaccttaacatgaTATCAATATGTAATAGATCTTACTAGTGCTTccaataaatgaataaatttaatgtCGTTACAAATTACTGTACTCTCAAATAAATATCTTCCAACAAGCAGTGAACTATTGTGCAGTTTTAGATCCATCAAATGAAGGCAAACCCACTAGTTATACAGGAAAAGCACAACATAAAAGAGGTTCAAAAGCTTGTGATGTAATTGGTACATTGCAATTGAATTTTTCTCTCTGATTTTAAGTATCTCTTATGATAATTAGGGAGAATCATTAATTGTAATCACCAGCTTTGCTTTGAATGGAGTTGCAAACTTTGATGTTGTAAGTAATAAACAACACACTGTAGCTGGGAAGTTTACACTATCTTGTAATATTTCCATTGTCAATTCTTTCTCACATATGAAAACATGTACATAGCTAAGAATTACCATTAAAAGAACTGTTTAAAATGTATTACGTAGAAGTTGCACCTTTTTCACAGGAGTTTTCACAGCCACTCCtccaataatttttgtttcatacacAACACGTTCTGTCTTTTCTGATGTATTGTCTTTGTCAGTCCCAATTGTGCGATGATTTGCTGATTTCTCTTCCCTGGCAGTGGAGTCATCCTTTCTCTTAGTAGGATGTACCTTgaaatgtggcaaaggttgGAGGTTTCACAGTTAATCAAAGATAGTGACATTGTGAAATATAGTTTGTAAATCAGGAGATCCTGGGAGTGTAAAGACCCTCACGACCAGAACAAATTATTAGAATCAGCAAAAAAAGTGACTGTTGAAGCTTTACAAGATATGAAAGCGCTGGCTTAAGACTTTTCATTGAGAAATGTAGGTGCAGTGTAAAGAAACAACAAGAGTTTGCAATGTAATTGTTAACTAAAGGCAGATTTTCATATGTTGAAAAGTCCCACATGGTCATAATTTTGCTTTTCCCACCCATCTCAGATAATCAACCTTTAGTTGCCTTGGTGACCAGCTGGTCACAATTTCAGGCCTGAAGTTGCCTTTATTTAAGTTGATCAATCCAATTGACAACTTTTAGCATAATATTAAGTAGAGTTAACCTATTATTATATGAatacaaaatttatcaattattccaaattgaactGTTTATGATACAAACAGGTTGATACTTACAGCAGCTTTGCGCAGTGTTCGTATCCATTCTTCTCCTCCTTCTTTGGTGTCAGCTCGTACATAATATCTTTCACTACATGTTTGAATCTCTGTCAAAGCAAAATAACAATAGTACAGCACAATTCTATTTGCTTCTTCAGCTTATAATGCgaatccttgaaaaacaaccagTATAAAGAGCAAATTTTGACCCTTAAATtccccaagatctgatcaataattctcccctctagctgctactaacacatttccttataaatgatttattagaatttagtgttagatcgAGATAAAAAATGCTGCACTACTGcacactcgataagctggaaaccactccgcttcgcgtcgtggtttcctacacttatctcgtgttctctcAACCTCccacgtgtttacatcaggctatgtaaacacagaaaccattttacatttcttcaacatCACACTTTGCCTGGTTTACACTTAACTTACCAATACATCCTTCATTTTTTGACTTGTCCTCAATCTGTTGTAAGAGCATTAAACAcaaaaacaatcaattaaaacTACTCACAAGTAAACTCTTGTTAATCAACACTttaattattgcaattttaaccctttaactcccatgagtgaccaagacagaatttctccttacagtatcaatacaatatcaaccagataagagatgagaatagacaaaaatatcaatttggggataattagttgatccaatactaaattctctgaactaacattataagaattgtatggttgaaagtaaggagaattacaaatttgatctgaaagttaaagggttaaatacatGGTATAGTGACAACAATTGTAGCAATATTGTACAACTTGCATAGGTCTCATATAAACTTATAAAAATGTAATAGAACGAATTGTTTTTCGAAATCAAATGTATTGAAAGTCATCAAACATAGCGAGGATCTTTTTGCTTATCAATTAAATACAGATCAAATCTGTTCTGccaggtgagaatttttttaaaaaacaagcaaatcaGGACTGAAAAGCTTGTGATTCAAACATGTAGTTTCAACTTCCTACAGGGGTAATGTTCTATTTGCAAATTACAATTTGTAAAACGTTTTAACAGAAATTGCTTTTTATTGCTTAAAATATTCAaggataaaatgaaaatatttcacaactATTCACTAAAGTAGAAGGTAAATATTCACTATCACCGACATTGCATATGAGGTGAagtgttttaaattatttttataataataccacacagaaaccaaaacaaaaagtttctGTCAGTATATAGaccaaaaaatgaaaggaaatcttACACTTGACATACAGTCTCTCTTTTCAGGTGCTCAGAGGGGAACGATACTTTCTAATCACTTCTAAAATAGCTTATCAGTGTGTGCAAAAGACACATTTTACCTGTATGTTATaaacttaaataattaattGTGAAACATTTCACTTCATGCAGTCTAACCTTGGTAATACGCCTGATGTTTATCTCCCCCTTATAATCCTCCCAATCCAatttaactttttcctacaacaacaaaagcgaaaaaaaaaattttaaatataaattcACAAGGTTGGACTGAaatacagaaaattattttttccctaGTTTGATAGGCTAATACATAGTGACATTTTaatgaaaccttttttcaaTGGAATGCTACATGTTCATGATTGCTATTAAGCATTATTCTAGGAATCTTCAAGTGACTGGTATGTTTCTTAATGCTGTaacttttcagaaattattttgcttttgcattCCATCTTATGCTAAAAACAGTTGAGTTGATATAAAAAAGCAAGTTGGGGTAGATTGACTTAGATGCCCAAAGTGGGGGATGACAAAAAGTTCTtgttgcctgaaaaaaaatacattgcatatgaggtgaataattgtttttaattagtatataccacaaagaaaccaaaacaaatagtTTCTTCCTTCGAGTGACTGGTGTGTTGCTTAATGCTGTaacttttcagaaattattttgcTGTTGCAGTCCATCTTATACTAAAAACAGTTAAGTTGATATAAAAAAGCAAGTTGGGGTAGATTGACTTAGATGCCCAAAGTGAAAGATGACAGAAAGTTCTTGTTgcctgaaaaaaatacattgcataggaggtaaataattgtttttaattagtatataccacaaagaaaccaaaacaaatagtTTCTTCCCTTGAGTGACTGGTGTGTTGCTTAATGCTGTaacttttcagaaattattttgcCATTGCAGCCCATCTTATACTTAAATAAGTTGGGTTGACATAAAAAAGCAAGTTAAGATAGATTGTCTAAGATGCCAGTG from Pocillopora verrucosa isolate sample1 chromosome 1, ASM3666991v2, whole genome shotgun sequence includes:
- the LOC131785927 gene encoding pleckstrin homology domain-containing family A member 1; translated protein: MPLRDSEGRFCGTLQRKESDGQWDRYYFVLDEDKCLLRYFSPLNEQEKVKLDWEDYKGEINIRRITKIEDKSKNEGCIEIQTCSERYYVRADTKEGGEEWIRTLRKAAVHPTKRKDDSTAREEKSANHRTIGTDKDNTSEKTERVVYETKIIGGVAVKTPVKKNTDVDSEGGSLPGDSLIRSGSAGMTSTIKPIKEGYLTKKGAVVKSWKKRYFKLDTFRLAYYDKYNDKEPIKVINSNEVLAVKPSQSTDNNREHLFEVVTNTRTFLIQGKSEEEMHSWIDAIASALLRGRSSSEPDPKKSQEIFRKSVNYPYAETTTL